The sequence TGATAACAGAAATGTTGGAGAAGAATATAAAAATGGATATATATTCGTACAACATTTGGGTAACTACATGTGGATCTATGGGTTCTGTAGAGAAAATGGAAGAAGTTCTTCAGCGGATGAAACTCGATAGTTCAATCTACCCTAACTGGACTACGTACAGCACGATGGCTACAATGTACATGAATATGGGGCTAACTGAGAAAGCCAGAGATTGTTTGAAGAAAGTTGAGAGTAGAATCACAGCTCGTGATCGGATCCCGTATCACTATCTCCTCAGCCTCTACGGTAGCTTGGCTAGTAAAGAAGAGGTTTACCGAATATGGAAAGCTTACAAATCAAACTTCCCTAGCATTTGGAACTTGGGATACCATGCAATGATAGCTTCGCTAGTGAGATTAGATGACATTGAAGGAGCAAAAAGGATTTTTGACGAATGGCTTTCTGCTAGGTCAACATATGATCCCAGAGTTAGTAACCTTATCATGGGCTGGTATGTTAAGAACGGATTGCTGGATGAAGCCGAGGCTTTTCTTGAAAATGTATTTGAAGTAGGAGGTAAAGTAAACTCAAACACTTGGGAGATTCTTGCGGAAGGTTACATTGCGAAGCAGCAAATTTCTGAGGCTCTAACTTGTATGAAAGAAGCCGTATCAGCTGAAGGAGCGGTTCACTGGAAGCCGAAGCCTGCAAATATTTCCACTTTACTTGCGCTCTGCGATGAAGAATCTGACCTGGAAAACAAGGAGGTTTTGTTTGAAGTAATGAAACAAATAGGTTGTCTGGACAATGGTAAGATAACTGGTGAGACTGAATCTGGTTCTAATCTGTCTTCGGATAGAAGTTATGTAGACGATGATGATACTGAATCGAATTTGCTTCTCAGCCAAATCCCGGAAACTTTGTGATACCACTGTAACCTTGTTCCAAGTTTGCCATCTTTTGCCTCTATTTTCACTTGAAAGCACACAGGTGGGCTCCACCAGATGAagggtttatcttgtgtttttatGTTCTTGATTATGAGGCAGGAATGGATCCCAGATAAATGATAATTTTTATGTTTCAAAGAAGCTTTTCGCAGCAGTGTCAGAGCAGTTATTTTGATTAGGTTCCAGAAAATTGCATGCAAGCAACTGCAAAGACGACAAAGTGAGGACATTTCTCTAACTTCTCAGTGGTTATGGTGAGTCTCACCATCACCAACCATGTGCAAGCTGATGGGATGAGCTTTACTGCGAAAGTGTGTAAGATCTCATTTGCTCATGTGAGTAGGACCCACTTTTCCATTTTTGGACCAATGTCGCCTACGGCCTATCTATCCTCTCATTATCTTAGAAGTTTCATTTCGTCTGCATACAgaattttaaatttattttttgcaTCTCTGATGTTAGATTCCAAGTCTACTGCTGAAAATATAGAAAAATGGAAGCATCATCTTACTGTACCTCTCCTGTTTTAAGGATCTTGTTTATTCTGCTCAATAGCCTCAATGACCCACACAAATTCACTTACATCAAACCCTTTTATTCTCATGTAATTAATCTCATGATCTGGAGAGTCCAGAGAAGTGTAGAATCTTATTTCTTGGTCGACTCTGTGATAATGTCTCAAGTCTGCCTCAAAGCTTCATTTTTCACATTAAAGATTCAGTCTTGTCAATTCTTGTTTGGTAGCCTCATAAATCGGCATGAAATTGCCCTGAAAATGCATGGCGAAACATCATGCACCCTCTTTTGCTTTGTCTATGGTACTACTGGAAATCTGTAATGCTTGTGGATTAGATGTTCCGTGATTTTTTACTGCCGATCCTTGCACTTTCATCTTGTTTGCTTAACTTTAGGGATATCCTTTGTGCTTGGGGTATCTAATTAGAGTGGATCAGGCCTGACAACTAGTGAAAGACAATGTGCACCTGGAGTTAATATTTGAATCCAGCAACGTGGAAAATTATAGGGATAGGCTAAGAAATGAAGTCACAGAGCCAATCACGCAGCTCCAATCTTCGATCCACAACCCACGTTGGTCTGTCACAAAGTGTTGTGTCTTCTTTATGTAATGATTTTGATATCACTCGTCTCACATCGACAACCAGACTctttataatataaaataaaatattgagGTAGCTACAAATTATAGCGAAGAAATTTGATTAcctaatatatacatatataggaCCTAGAGAGtattttctctctcctcctcTCTCTCTcacttcttctccaacaaaaccatcaagaaCAACCCCTGTCTACTCAGATTTGAGCAGATTTCttctttattccttgttttctaagTTAGCTAGTAGTTTAGTGTAGCTTTTATCATGTTTCTTATttatctacaccattatggtggttttatctacccttttgaggtttatcttcgctttaatgacgattcttggttattgggttgggttttaagatcaatagtgatgctctccatgCTCCCCAACGACGAAATCTTTATCTTGATTGTCTCCGGCAACGGAATCTTTATCGGAATCTttatcatcaacttatccggcgacgGAATCTCCATAGGTGATCTTTTTGATGACGGAAGCTTCctcactagttacaagagatttgagcaaatcactcctactttgggagcacatctttttatagaagaaaatcaaactaaatggttggaagttaattccgagaaaaaaccatccttcttccgatttaatcggatcttattcatacttgtatttgtctgataatccttctctttctcttgtcggatttctcggtattgtacttttacggtatgttcttgttactttgtattctcttatttttgaTCTTAAACTCATTATAACCTCgaattttcattaatgaaaaggttccttacttaataaaaaaaacaaaaaaatatatatatatatacagtgaAATGAAATGTCTAAGATCCCAAAAATATTCTGCTATTACATTGGATGATGTAAGATATTTTGCACAGACCTTAAACAACAAAACCCCACAAATTTTTTATTCCATTTGTTTGATCTTTAACTGCTAAAATCTGAATTCTCCACAGCTCAAGTACTTTTGTTTCGTGACTTGTTTAGATCAACCCCTGCGGTTGTAATTAGCTCGGGTGAATAATTATAATATATCCCATGTGTTGAGGTGACAAATGTTTTGCCCGTGCATTATATGAATATTATTTGATCCAGTAACATCACAATAAAAtatttggaaatatgaaaacattTAATTAATTCACTTCATTtaaatatatattatttatttttcttaacaaGTGATTTAACAAATATCATAATAACTAATACTATAAATATGTTTAATAGCTAGTTGTGATATTGGTACATCAAAAAATTTCGAGCAACGCACGAACAAAATATTACCAACACCTTAAATTAGGTATATTATAGAAGATGATCTCGACAACTTACAGATTTCTTTTCCAGTGAAATAAAAACTATTGGTGATAGTTGTTTACCAAAACTTGTATCCGTAATTTATATCAATCAGGAAATCTCTGTAATCTGAATGAAGCTGAAATGCCAACTGGCTCCTTCCATTAGGATTTTGTTAGTGGACAACCAGAGTGGTGGTGTACAATataatcggaaaatgggtcatttgttcaaaaaattttaaaacatggttcaaatggacgagtaaaaaataatatgggtgaaatggacaaaaaaaaacaaggatgaaactggattcatcgcggcttaaacttaaaaaatagcaaggatgaaactggatgcatcctgatataaattaaaaataagaaaaaaatatttgaaaatgggtaggatgaaattggttacatcctggctatttttatatttttgtctatttgaacagtatctttttaatttttgttcatttaaacagtatcaaaatgtacaagtctttttcacctaagaattattggttttggtctttttaaccaattttgtgcaaTATAACGGGGTTGAGATTTGATGAGGACAATTAATAATGCCGTAATATATTGATGATGCAGGAAATCTTAATATAGATACCCTATGAGAAAACAACTAATACGTACTGATTAGTACGTTtagcatgcaaaaaaaaaaacaagcgaAAGTTCCTAATAACGTGGGCTGAGTGATGTCTAATTAAATTTTATTATCTTattgatgcaaaaaaaaaaaaaaaaatccttgataatGATCCATGTTTGGGACCATACGGAGAGGACTCAGAGGAGTTTGCGATGTTTCATTGCGACCACTTTATTAAATTGGTAAGGTCTATTTGTCTAGACAACAATACTAGTAGTCAGATGGATCATGGATACAAACCTGTAAACCAATACTAGTAGTTCATTTGCGCTAAAGTTTGGTTTTCCTTCTCTTATCTCCAAGAGACGATTATCAGTTGTCCAAACTCTTTAACTTCAAAAAGGTGATGGAAATCCTCTAATACTAATTGGAAATATGTTTCCAGAAAATAATGAAAACCACTTGAAAAATGAGAAGCTACATCTGAGTTAATTAACTTATTAGTTTTAACTTACTCTTCAACGTGACATATCGGCACTTTGTATCCAAGGAATTttattaaacacaaaattggtcaattaatccaataacgataattcctggatgaaaaagacatgtaaattttgatattgtttagatggacgagaatgtaaaaactgccaggatgtaaacagtttcatcctagccattttcaaatattttttcttatttttaatttacatcaggatgcatccagtttcatcctcactattttttaaagtttaagccaggataaatccagattcattcttgctatttttttggtgttcatttcacctatactaatttttactcgtacattagaaccatattttaaaaatatttaggcaattgacccaatttctctttattagatttaacaaaaataaaataaaaatatgccaaatacaaaatggtcatactttttgtaattcggtcacaaaatgatcatacttttGTAATTCATTTACTAAATGGTCCTTTTCCATCCGATTTAacacttttgaataaaacggtgttATCTTTTCCGAAAATACCCTCTCTCAGAATACCCTTCCTAGTTAACTAATTGGTTgaagtggtggtgatgaagcggtggtggtggtggtggtggaagcttaagaaTCTCTGCTAAATCCCGAAATGGAAGCGGTGAACCCTTTgggtgaatgcggtgtaacgatcatgaatgcggtgtaacgaacctgaatgcggttttacgatcctgaatgcggtgtaacgatatgtaagcggcaccaccaccaccgtcaaaaAAATCACAACAAGCAAAAATTAATATTGTGTATGGAGGGATGAATATGACGGACACATAAATAATTTCATTAACATATTTAACTGTGAGTCACCACTTAACTTTCTTTTAATGGAAATATGATCATTTTCAGGGTCGTCTTTGGTCTAGGACGAGATAGTCGATCGCCCTAGGCCTAAATTTTTGAGGGGCCCAAAAAAGTGCAAAATCGTTATGTGATTACTATTTTGTAGAAAAGAAACACAAAACTATAGGATAACAAACCAAATTAGGTGGAGAAAGTGGGGAGTATTATTCAATTTCATGACGATGGGGTGTGTTACAACTCACACTAAGTTGTTATATGGAATGATACGTGTATTTGGTAAGTTAGACATGATTTACATGTATTATTTTAGGCAAGAATTAATATTAGGGGTATTTTGGTTTCCTCCCCTTTAAAGATAGCCAATTAGCGTTTTCTCCCCAAATAGAtcgaaattagtgtttcctctcaTCATTACCTTTTCCATGCAGAATCCGATTAGTTGAGTCAGCAGGACTATACAGGTGGCAAAAATATACGCGAGTAATTTTTTCCCCCTAAATACCCTCATCTTCTTCGCTCAAATAAACCAGACCATTAGCATCAGTTCTTCCGACATCAATTTCCATTTCGTTCCCTGACTCTCAATGTCGCACAACACCAAATTCAACCCATCTGGTAATGCATTTCAACCTCCATCTCTGTAAACCCATTTCAAACTTTTACTTCTTCAATCTACCAGTAAACAAAAACCATAATTTCACAAGATCCCATTTCTCAAgcatttgaatcttgttattctGAATTCGACCTCAGTTGGATATTTACATAGCACCTTCAGTCGAACAGAAGCTCAATTCCATCTTCATTCTCGTCTATCTGTATACAATAATATAACCACCATTGATTGAACCTTCACTCTCTCAAGAATCCCCAATTAAAATCCCACCGTTGTTGTTGTTTTAGGGCATAAAAAGATCACCACTGCCTCAATCGACCACATCCATACTACCCAACCATTCATCACTGTCAACTGCCCTCCCATTCTCAAGAACAAATACCATTAAATCCAATTTTGGATGACAtatgaaaaatccccaaatttgttTCGGACCAACAATTCAGACCTATCTCTGAGTCAATACCCCATTTCGTTTCATGTTTTCTCTCCATAACGATTCTCACCGGAAACCCCCAAATCTCCCAAtacatccaccaccaccatcagtaTGAGAAGAACCACCATTATCATCAGTAATTTCAGCCACTTCGGTTTCGATTCCCACATCAATTGATTGGATTAGGTTCGAATTTCGTTTGGGTCGTGTTCGATTGGTGATGGGGTGATTTGCTGCCAACTTAACTTTTGTTTTAATTTGGAGGTGGTGCGGAAGGCTGTT comes from Papaver somniferum cultivar HN1 chromosome 7, ASM357369v1, whole genome shotgun sequence and encodes:
- the LOC113297278 gene encoding pentatricopeptide repeat-containing protein At1g02150-like, which codes for MFLQSSITSPLQTPSSTSFYSQTPIKGFSFSYPTLLLKTTDFHTNAIISCCSSSSSSSSSISKVHNYGTVDYERQNTPRKWSALYRKISMMENPSVSGASTVLNRWEEEGKKLTKWELSRVIKELRKYRRFSLALGVYEWIHEQGDRFRVSTSDTAIQLDLISKVHGVLSAEEYFLKLPDTAKDNRTYGALLNAYVQAKMKEKAESLIVDMRDKGYAMHSLPFNVMMTLYMKLKEYEKVIEMITEMLEKNIKMDIYSYNIWVTTCGSMGSVEKMEEVLQRMKLDSSIYPNWTTYSTMATMYMNMGLTEKARDCLKKVESRITARDRIPYHYLLSLYGSLASKEEVYRIWKAYKSNFPSIWNLGYHAMIASLVRLDDIEGAKRIFDEWLSARSTYDPRVSNLIMGWYVKNGLLDEAEAFLENVFEVGGKVNSNTWEILAEGYIAKQQISEALTCMKEAVSAEGAVHWKPKPANISTLLALCDEESDLENKEVLFEVMKQIGCLDNGKITGETESGSNLSSDRSYVDDDDTESNLLLSQIPETL